The proteins below are encoded in one region of Cucurbita pepo subsp. pepo cultivar mu-cu-16 chromosome LG10, ASM280686v2, whole genome shotgun sequence:
- the LOC111804555 gene encoding uncharacterized protein LOC111804555 produces the protein MKPGVEQGDLDSSPVQSLDGSFRKFISGFLQNGTDLSPAQSLDGSFRKSHSAQSGRSPSATASSGKFVPVSRRVYKVLKDFKRKLNDFEIFNQSLEDWVVENTSPRSADEEPNFPSPFPIDEIHELDLALEGVLFQQLFRMPCSPFSDDLIEDEFLALEDFFHAIINGLWRTFWHKSRPLPFFVSCPRHLGSKFYTVEKAISRGKVGELLGLGLISRVGDELQVRWDQVVQFALFKANILSEDGLRLSGRVVCEALFYGLHLLISRSLSKIGTVKNYDSVFVLILDSKYGGVVKLGGDLSRLEINSANPYQSAVEWMRNYAEVCVSPVDRIWNKLGNVNWGDLGTLQILLATFYSIVQWYGLPRHSITSLASDHGLRLQKRWIECRVSENENTIVPFEQFNDHPGEIVELEQMDNDVYKNQALRLKLRPGEILVVDDQRQGRKSFEVQGSLVGVNNCSLYTAVSVDYPAELLTLYVGAHVSKLEPSWEDMSLWYQVQRQTKVLNIFKLQGISSRCLPEIIASGRILHSGPCKKQTVGGRCDHPWCGTPVLLTSPVGEQLSSIVARDGSLSSEEAIRCCRDCLAALRSASLASVQHGDICPENIIRVVDVQESRNGYLYIPISWGRAVLEDRDSPAVNLQFSSSHALQHGKLCPSSDAESVIYLLYYVCGGSMELQDSIESALQWRETSWAKRIIQQQLGEASALLKAFADYVDSLCGTPYTVDYDIWLKRLSRAVDGSSDRGKTVEEVAITLKLEDVAESSGTSGAGAS, from the exons GTGTAGAGCAAGGTGATTTGGACTCATCTCCTGTGCAAAGTTTGGATGGAAGTTTTAGAAAGTTCATATCTG GTTTTCTTCAAAATGGTACAGACTTGTCTCCAGCTCAAAGCTTGGATGGAAGTTTTCGAAAATCACATTCGG CTCAATCAGGGCGTAGTCCGTCTGCCACTGCCTCATCAGGCAAATTTGTTCCTGTTTCAAGAAGAGTATATAAAGTGCTGAAggactttaaaagaaaactcaatgattttgaaatctttAATCAGAGTCTTGAGGATTGGGTTGTAGAGAATACTTCACCCCGTTCTGCTGATGAGGAACCAAATTTTCCGTCGCCATTTCCGATCGACGAAATTCACGAGCTCGATTTAGCACTAGAAGGAGTTTTGTTTCAGCAACTGTTTCGTATGCCATGTTCACCGTTCTCCGATGATCTAATCGAAGATGAGTTCCTTGCACTTGAAGACTTCTTTCATGCTATCATCAATGGTTTATGGCGTACATTTTGGCATAAGAGCAGACCGTTACCTTTCTTTGTATCCTGCCCTCGTCACTTAGGATCGAAATTCTATACCGTTGAAAAGGCGATATCAAGGGGAAAGGTGGGAGAGTTACTAGGCTTAGGCTTGATTTCTAGAGTTGGAGACGAGCTACAAGTTCGTTGGGATCAAGTCGTGCAGTTTGCTTTATTCAAGGCTAATATACTATCAGAAGATGGGTTGAGGTTGTCGGGTCGTGTTGTTTGTGAAGCTCTCTTCTATGGCTTACATTTACTTATTTCTAGGAGTTTAAGCAAAATTGGTACTGTCAAGAACTATGATTCTGTTTTCGTTTTGATATTAGATTCGAAATATGGTGGCGTAGTAAAACTCGGCGGAGATCTTAGCAGGCTCGAGATTAACTCGGCTAACCCGTACCAATCAGCAGTTGAATGGATGAGAAACTATGCTGAAGTATGCGTTTCGCCGGTCGACCGTATATGGAACAAACTTGGAAATGTAAACTGGGGAGACTTGGGAACTTTACAAATCTTATTGGCAACTTTCTACTCTATAGTTCAATGGTATGGTCTGCCAAGACACTCGATTACGTCTTTAGCATCAGACCATGGTTTGCGTTTACAGAAGCGTTGGATCGAGTGTCGAGTGTCGGAGAATGAAAATACAATAGTTCCTTTTGAACAGTTTAATGATCATCCTGGAGAGATCGTTGAACTCGAGCAGATGGATAATGATGTGTACAAGAACCAAGCATTGCGTTTGAAGCTTCGTCCCGGGGAAATACTCGttgttgatgatcaaagacaAGGGCGAAAAAGCTTCGAGGTGCAGGGATCCTTGGTTGGTGTTAATAACTGTTCTTTATACACTGCTGTTTCTGTTGATTATCCTGCTGAGTTGTTGACGCTTTACGTTGGCGCTCACGTGTCGAAGCTCGAGCCATCTTGGGAGGATATGAGTCTTTGGTATCAAGTACAGAGACAAACAAAAGTACTGAACATCTTCAAGTTACAAGGCATTTCAAGCAGATGCTTACCTGAAATCATTGCCTCGGGCCGAATCCTACATTCTGGTCCGTGTAAGAAGCAGACCGTGGGGGGACGATGTGATCACCCATGGTGCGGGACACCGGTGCTTTTGACATCACCGGTTGGTGAGCAGCTTTCATCTATAGTTGCTCGGGATGGCTCGTTATCTTCCGAAGAGGCGATTCGTTGTTGCCGGGACTGTCTAGCTGCTCTAAGAAGTGCATCTCTAGCTAGTGTCCAGCATGGTGATATCTGCCCTGAGAATATCATACGTGTTGTTGACGTGCAAGAATCAAGAAACGGTTACTTATACATTCCGATATCGTGGGGACGTGCCGTTTTGGAAGACCGTGACAGCCCGGCTGTGAACTTACAATTCTCATCCTCTCATGCTCTCCAGCATGGGAAACTTTGTCCATCTTCGGACGCTGAGAGCGTCATTTATCTCCTCTATTACGTTTGCGGCGGATCGATGGAGCTACAAGACTCCATCGAATCGGCATTGCAATGGAGGGAAACAAGCTGGGCGAAACGGATCATTCAGCAGCAGCTGGGCGAGGCGTCAGCCTTGTTGAAGGCATTTGCTGATTATGTTGATAGCCTTTGTGGAACGCCGTACACGGTCGACTACGACATATGGTTGAAGAGACTGAGCAGGGCGGTCGATGGGTCGTCGGATCGAGGCAAAACGGTTGAGGAAGTTGCTATAACATTGAAGCTGGAAGATGTGGCTGAGTCTTCAGGAACATCAGGAGCTGGTGCTTCTTAA